Proteins encoded by one window of Dokdonella sp.:
- the pdsR gene encoding proteobacterial dedicated sortase system response regulator: MPRRIAIVEDEPLIRANYVEALGRIGYEVRGYASRGEAETAFAQQMPELVVIDVGLGDEPEGGFDLCRHLRAKSATLPILFLTARDSDFDVISGLRLGADDYLAKDVSLHQLAARISALFRRMEAQRKPAPADSVHEQGPLRLEAERMRILWNGSEVPLTVTEFWMVHTLVRFPGHVKSREQLMRDAQVVVDDQTITSHIKRIRKKFLAIDPAFDAIDTVHGAGYRWKG; encoded by the coding sequence ATGCCGCGTCGCATCGCCATCGTCGAAGACGAGCCACTGATCCGAGCGAACTACGTCGAGGCGCTTGGCCGCATTGGCTACGAGGTGCGCGGTTACGCCTCGCGCGGCGAGGCCGAGACCGCATTCGCCCAGCAGATGCCCGAACTGGTCGTGATCGACGTCGGCCTCGGCGATGAACCGGAAGGCGGCTTCGATCTCTGCCGCCATCTGCGTGCAAAGTCGGCGACGTTGCCGATCCTGTTCCTGACCGCGCGCGATTCCGATTTCGACGTGATCTCCGGCCTGCGCCTCGGCGCCGATGACTACCTTGCCAAGGATGTCTCCCTGCACCAGTTGGCCGCACGCATCAGCGCGCTGTTCCGGCGCATGGAAGCGCAACGCAAGCCGGCCCCGGCCGACAGCGTGCACGAACAGGGCCCGCTGCGCCTCGAAGCCGAACGCATGCGCATCCTGTGGAACGGCAGCGAAGTGCCGCTGACCGTCACCGAGTTCTGGATGGTGCACACTCTGGTCCGCTTCCCCGGTCACGTGAAGAGTCGCGAGCAACTCATGCGCGACGCCCAGGTGGTCGTCGACGACCAGACCATCACCTCGCATATCAAGCGCATCCGCAAGAAATTCCTCGCCATCGACCCTGCCTTCGACGCGATCGATACGGTGCATGGAGCGGGGTACCGGTGGAAGGGTTGA
- a CDS encoding ATP-binding protein, with protein MRLRHKLLLVALATLTLPWAGWQFVRQTEAVLRQGQEQTLLASASTLARALGALDVGVPAAGSMLYVHPRREALRIDGYAGDWQALRPFAQRFGTDGRVELMLAGDAQWLYLYARVRDTTRARADARDPAGLRADRIELELARGDEARRYRIASAAPGSFDAPASAPVANLPDRLLGEWQDDGSGYSIELRLPRVFAPEKIGFVIHDEGDGDLAVDALHLLGYSDDDARVLARLVPDHVRARLLSSDGWVVAAGGVLDETPPERSREGWLAEAVYRWLLAPPAISDDAAVADIGAEVRFDDDALRPVLAGTPGTRWRSAADGTVRLIAAVPLADARGALVLEQANPAVPALTNRALLSLLGASLTAFAVTAIVLLAFGGLLSWRIARLRNATERATGAGGRLDGALPLVDAKDELGDLARSFAALLDEIGHYTDYLRTLAAKLSHELNTPLAIVKSSLDNLDHQDLPAAAHAYLERARDGVARLGGIVRAMSEAHRIERAIAAADAEDFDLHALVVGCTEGYRALVGTRRLVLDADGAALPFHGAPELLAQALDKLFDNARSFTPEYGTIEIRLAARDGGVRLAIANDGPLLPATMQDRLFDTLVSVREPATRGSEPPHLGLGLTVVRLVAELHQGRAQARNREDDSGVEFILDLRGMPRRRL; from the coding sequence ATGCGCCTACGACACAAGCTCCTCCTGGTCGCATTGGCCACGCTGACCCTGCCGTGGGCGGGCTGGCAGTTCGTGCGGCAGACCGAAGCGGTATTGCGGCAGGGGCAGGAGCAGACCCTGCTTGCGTCGGCGAGCACGCTGGCGCGGGCGCTTGGTGCGCTCGATGTCGGTGTGCCCGCCGCGGGTTCCATGCTGTACGTGCACCCACGCCGTGAGGCGCTGCGCATCGACGGCTATGCCGGTGATTGGCAGGCCTTGCGCCCATTTGCGCAGCGGTTTGGCACCGATGGACGTGTCGAGCTCATGCTCGCCGGCGACGCGCAGTGGCTTTATCTCTACGCCCGCGTGCGCGACACGACGCGGGCGCGTGCCGATGCGCGCGACCCGGCCGGTCTGCGCGCCGATCGCATCGAGCTCGAACTTGCGCGCGGCGACGAGGCGCGTCGCTACCGCATCGCCAGCGCCGCGCCGGGCAGTTTCGACGCCCCTGCATCCGCACCGGTCGCCAACCTGCCGGATCGCCTGCTCGGCGAATGGCAGGACGACGGTTCGGGTTACAGCATCGAACTGCGCCTGCCGCGCGTGTTCGCACCCGAGAAGATCGGTTTCGTCATCCATGACGAGGGCGATGGCGATCTAGCCGTGGATGCGCTGCATCTGCTCGGCTACAGCGACGACGATGCGCGCGTGCTTGCGCGTCTGGTGCCTGACCACGTGCGCGCACGCCTGCTCTCGAGCGACGGCTGGGTGGTTGCCGCCGGCGGTGTGCTCGACGAGACGCCGCCCGAGCGGTCGCGCGAGGGCTGGCTTGCCGAGGCCGTCTACCGCTGGCTGCTGGCACCTCCGGCGATTTCCGACGACGCTGCCGTGGCTGACATCGGCGCCGAGGTGCGCTTCGATGATGACGCCCTGCGACCGGTTCTTGCCGGTACCCCAGGCACTCGCTGGCGCAGTGCCGCCGATGGCACGGTGCGTCTCATCGCGGCCGTGCCGTTGGCCGACGCCCGCGGTGCACTGGTTCTCGAACAGGCCAACCCGGCCGTGCCGGCCCTGACCAACCGCGCCTTGCTGAGTCTGCTCGGCGCGAGCCTGACCGCGTTCGCCGTGACTGCCATCGTGCTGCTTGCCTTCGGCGGCCTGCTGTCCTGGCGAATCGCACGGCTGCGCAACGCAACCGAGCGCGCGACCGGAGCCGGGGGGCGACTCGATGGTGCCTTGCCGCTGGTCGATGCGAAGGACGAGCTCGGTGACCTCGCGCGCAGCTTTGCCGCATTGCTCGACGAGATCGGGCACTACACCGACTACCTGCGCACGCTGGCGGCGAAACTCTCGCACGAACTGAACACGCCGCTGGCGATCGTCAAGTCCTCGCTCGACAACCTCGATCACCAGGATCTCCCCGCCGCTGCGCACGCCTATCTCGAACGTGCGCGTGATGGCGTCGCTCGGCTCGGCGGCATCGTGCGCGCGATGAGCGAGGCCCACCGCATCGAGCGTGCGATCGCCGCGGCCGACGCCGAGGATTTCGACCTGCACGCACTCGTCGTCGGTTGCACAGAGGGCTATCGCGCACTGGTTGGCACGCGCCGGCTCGTGCTCGACGCCGATGGCGCGGCGTTGCCGTTCCATGGAGCGCCGGAGCTGCTTGCACAGGCACTCGACAAGCTGTTCGACAACGCACGCTCGTTCACGCCCGAATACGGAACGATCGAGATTCGCCTTGCTGCGCGCGACGGTGGCGTGCGCCTCGCCATCGCCAACGACGGCCCGCTGCTGCCGGCGACGATGCAGGATCGTCTGTTCGATACCCTGGTCAGCGTGCGTGAGCCGGCCACGCGCGGCAGCGAGCCACCGCATCTTGGCCTCGGCCTGACCGTCGTGCGCCTGGTCGCCGAACTGCACCAGGGTCGCGCACAGGCACGCAACCGCGAAGACGACAGCGGCGTCGAATTCATCCTCGACCTGCGCGGCATGCCGCGCAGGCGGTTGTGA
- a CDS encoding sialidase family protein: MKQVPLFTILLALCCASAIEAAPVAITPGFSDYQPSVIRTQEGVRLLVFERLDGSAWGNLWITRSSDGGETWSAPQPIIATSANERHPALLELAPSRSPSDLDGRGENSAARGRIIDDAPACSGAAGQEAAEIPHRADGSAARPCQVRQAPGYALFYLKGTGSTASYRIMRATSGDGLTFTEQGALNLGWASGGEINPHVIRHADGTLTMSYQRLGAGSYIARSFDGGVSWDTLRTPIATGSQLPRITYRESDGLYLASYQVGSTALSMHIKTTTNPYDWSTIPQDFASNGNHHDSLPVVMPDGAFAVFWIAANGSQFDLRVRRSLDGFAWQPTRVITSTPTEDDVQPHPLVGDSAVMLELYWGRAAPVGQNNFRIVRDAAVAVMDDVLFADGFE; this comes from the coding sequence ATGAAGCAAGTGCCGCTGTTCACGATCCTCCTGGCGCTGTGTTGCGCCAGTGCCATCGAAGCCGCACCGGTCGCGATCACGCCGGGTTTCAGCGACTACCAGCCCTCGGTGATCCGCACGCAGGAGGGTGTGCGCCTGCTTGTGTTCGAACGCCTCGATGGCAGCGCCTGGGGCAACCTGTGGATCACGCGCTCGAGCGACGGCGGCGAGACCTGGAGCGCGCCGCAGCCGATCATCGCGACCTCGGCCAACGAGCGGCATCCGGCCCTGCTCGAGCTTGCGCCGTCCAGGAGTCCGTCGGACCTGGATGGTCGAGGCGAAAATTCGGCCGCGCGAGGGCGGATAATCGACGATGCGCCGGCCTGTAGTGGCGCTGCAGGCCAAGAAGCGGCGGAAATCCCGCACCGCGCGGACGGATCGGCAGCCCGGCCATGCCAAGTCCGACAGGCTCCTGGCTACGCGCTGTTCTACCTCAAGGGCACGGGCTCGACCGCCTCGTACCGCATCATGCGCGCGACCAGCGGCGACGGCCTCACCTTCACCGAGCAGGGCGCACTCAACCTCGGCTGGGCGAGCGGTGGGGAGATCAACCCGCATGTAATCCGCCACGCCGACGGCACGCTGACCATGAGCTACCAGCGCCTCGGCGCCGGTTCCTACATCGCGCGCTCGTTCGACGGCGGCGTGAGCTGGGATACGCTGCGCACGCCGATCGCCACCGGCAGCCAGCTGCCGCGCATCACCTATCGGGAGAGCGACGGCCTGTATCTCGCCAGCTACCAGGTCGGCAGCACGGCGTTGTCGATGCACATCAAGACGACAACCAACCCATATGACTGGAGCACGATTCCGCAGGACTTCGCCAGCAACGGCAACCACCACGACTCCCTGCCCGTGGTCATGCCCGACGGCGCCTTCGCCGTGTTCTGGATCGCCGCCAATGGCAGCCAGTTCGACCTGCGCGTGCGTCGCTCGCTGGATGGTTTCGCTTGGCAGCCAACCCGTGTGATCACGTCCACGCCGACCGAGGATGATGTGCAGCCGCACCCGTTGGTCGGCGATTCGGCGGTCATGCTCGAACTCTACTGGGGCCGCGCAGCGCCGGTCGGGCAGAACAACTTCCGTATCGTCCGCGATGCCGCAGTGGCGGTGATGGACGATGTGCTGTTCGCTGACGGCTTCGAGTGA
- a CDS encoding patatin-like phospholipase family protein, protein MHPHPLRDMLHSLPLFRPLDEAALAGLEHELQYFALPGGAVLFEQGEESDALYVLKSGSLGAFRSEGTEPAVLVGTISAGETVGEVGLLLGTPRNATARALRDSELLRLSRADFEKLIEHHPQAMFEAARQALRRVNARGTESTRSAPRTLAVLPHDDGVDAHGFAKRLVAALQEFGETILVDAALGLGQLSTWFGEIEERTRFVVYVADGDVEWKALCRRQADAVLLLADAASEPVPWSTVVCPDAGGTLAPPCQLVLLHRGTLRNGAARRWLALTPGLDHHHVREARDVRRIARLLTGRSLGLVLSGGGARGFAQIGVVRALREAGLEIDRVGGTSIGSIIGAGVALEWSDEEMLDNYRRAFVAGRPLSDYTLPLVALTRGARVAHLLRAQFGARDITDLVLPFYCCSANLSTGHLDTHLDGPLWLWLRASCAIPGVLPPVLHGGQVHVDGAVINNLPTDVMAARHAGAIAAIDISAGDVLHSPIEEFATPSWWRLLLERRSGRRPGIVDILVRSGMVNAERASDERRALANLLLAPPVRETALLDWRAYDRTVEAGYQYALRIIGGRKDGLYEQVPVAV, encoded by the coding sequence GTGCACCCACATCCGCTGCGCGACATGCTGCATTCGTTGCCCCTGTTCCGCCCGCTCGACGAAGCCGCGCTGGCAGGGCTCGAACACGAATTGCAGTACTTCGCCCTGCCCGGCGGCGCCGTGCTGTTCGAACAGGGTGAGGAAAGCGACGCGCTGTACGTGCTGAAAAGCGGCAGTCTCGGCGCGTTCCGCAGCGAAGGCACCGAACCGGCCGTGCTGGTCGGCACGATCTCGGCCGGCGAAACGGTCGGCGAAGTCGGTCTCCTGCTCGGTACGCCACGCAACGCCACCGCGCGTGCACTGCGTGACTCGGAGCTGTTGCGCTTGTCGCGTGCGGATTTCGAGAAGCTCATCGAACATCACCCGCAGGCCATGTTCGAGGCCGCGCGCCAGGCCCTGCGTCGGGTCAACGCGCGCGGCACCGAATCGACACGCTCGGCACCACGCACGCTGGCGGTACTGCCGCACGACGATGGCGTCGATGCCCACGGCTTTGCCAAACGCCTGGTCGCGGCCCTGCAGGAGTTCGGTGAAACCATACTGGTCGACGCGGCACTCGGGCTTGGCCAGTTGAGCACCTGGTTCGGCGAGATCGAGGAGCGCACGCGCTTCGTCGTCTATGTCGCCGACGGTGATGTCGAATGGAAGGCGTTGTGCCGACGCCAGGCCGATGCGGTGTTGCTGCTTGCCGATGCCGCCAGCGAACCCGTGCCGTGGTCGACCGTGGTCTGTCCCGATGCCGGCGGCACGCTGGCACCACCCTGCCAGCTCGTCCTCCTGCACCGCGGCACATTGCGCAACGGTGCGGCACGCCGTTGGCTCGCGCTGACCCCGGGCCTTGACCACCATCACGTGCGCGAGGCGCGCGACGTGCGTCGCATCGCCCGCCTGCTCACCGGACGCAGCCTCGGCCTCGTGCTGTCCGGCGGCGGCGCACGTGGCTTCGCCCAGATCGGCGTGGTGCGGGCGCTGCGCGAGGCCGGGCTCGAGATCGACCGTGTCGGCGGCACCAGCATCGGCTCGATCATCGGCGCGGGCGTGGCACTGGAGTGGAGCGACGAGGAAATGCTCGACAACTACCGGCGCGCCTTCGTCGCCGGCCGTCCGCTCAGCGACTACACGCTGCCGCTGGTGGCACTGACCCGTGGCGCGCGCGTCGCCCACCTGCTGCGCGCGCAGTTCGGCGCGCGCGACATCACCGACCTCGTCCTGCCGTTCTACTGCTGCTCGGCCAACCTCAGCACGGGCCATCTGGACACGCACCTCGACGGTCCACTGTGGCTGTGGCTGCGTGCGAGCTGCGCGATCCCCGGTGTGCTACCACCGGTGCTGCACGGCGGCCAGGTGCACGTCGATGGCGCGGTCATCAACAACCTGCCGACCGACGTCATGGCCGCACGTCATGCCGGCGCGATCGCAGCCATCGACATCAGCGCCGGCGACGTGCTGCATTCACCCATCGAGGAGTTCGCCACGCCCTCCTGGTGGCGCCTGCTGCTCGAGCGCCGCAGCGGGCGTCGCCCCGGCATCGTCGACATCCTGGTGCGATCGGGCATGGTCAACGCCGAGCGCGCCAGTGACGAACGCCGTGCGCTGGCCAACCTGCTGCTCGCCCCGCCGGTACGTGAAACCGCCCTGCTCGACTGGCGCGCCTACGATCGCACCGTCGAAGCGGGCTACCAGTACGCCCTGCGCATCATCGGCGGACGCAAGGATGGCCTGTACGAGCAGGTGCCCGTGGCGGTGTGA
- a CDS encoding M3 family metallopeptidase, with protein MTNPLLEDSALPRFSAIQPEHIEPAVDALLADYQAGIDAILADPAPRSFASVIQVAERLDERLSRAWAPVGHLHGVKDSEALRKAYSAAQEKIVEFTSALGQNRELYAAVKAVAEGSGFADLPRAARTLVEHELRDFELSGVALEEPARTRYREISAELAKLSTEFEEAVLDATDAWSEHLTDEAALAGIPASGRDVLRAYAREKDLDGWLVTLKQPSVQAVLTYADDRALRTRVYRAYGTRASEHSQGGRHDNSARIERIMALRHEAARLLGFANAAEESLATKMAPSADRVIAFLRDLVARARPMAERDLAELRAFALDTLGLADLQPWDVAWASEKLRVARYALSEEELKPYFPLPAVLDGLFAIVERVLGVGFRAREGVDTWHEDARYYDLVDADGRVFAGAYVDLYARTGKRGGAWMDVCRTRLRDADGVHPPVAFLTCNFAPPTAGTPSLLTHDDVITLFHEFGHGLHHLLTEVDFAGVSGISGVEWDAVELPSQFMENFAWERAGLDLVARHWQSGERLPDALFERMQAARNFQSGLFLVRQLEFGLFDFRLHHEYDPARGARTLDLLAEVRAEVAVIQPPEWHRFPHSFTHIFAGGYGAGYYSYLWAEVLSADAFDRFVREGVFNPEVGAAWRRSVLAVGGSRPALESFVEFRGREPSPEPLLRSYGIAA; from the coding sequence GTGACCAACCCACTGCTCGAAGACAGCGCACTGCCGCGATTCTCCGCGATCCAACCCGAACACATCGAACCGGCGGTCGATGCGCTCCTCGCCGACTACCAGGCCGGCATCGACGCGATCCTTGCCGATCCAGCACCGCGCAGCTTCGCTTCGGTGATCCAGGTCGCGGAACGCCTCGACGAACGCCTGTCGCGAGCCTGGGCGCCGGTCGGCCACCTGCACGGAGTCAAGGATTCGGAGGCGTTGCGCAAGGCCTATTCGGCGGCGCAGGAAAAGATCGTCGAGTTCACCAGCGCGCTCGGTCAGAACCGCGAGCTGTACGCGGCGGTGAAGGCGGTCGCCGAAGGCTCTGGCTTCGCCGACCTGCCGCGTGCCGCGCGTACCCTGGTCGAACACGAGCTGCGCGACTTCGAGCTCTCCGGCGTCGCCCTCGAGGAGCCGGCGCGCACGCGCTACCGCGAAATCTCGGCCGAGCTGGCCAAGCTGTCGACCGAGTTCGAGGAAGCGGTGCTCGACGCCACCGATGCCTGGAGCGAGCACCTCACCGACGAGGCTGCGCTGGCCGGCATCCCGGCCTCGGGTCGTGACGTGTTGCGCGCCTATGCGCGGGAGAAGGATCTCGACGGCTGGCTGGTCACGCTCAAGCAGCCGAGCGTGCAGGCCGTGCTGACCTATGCCGACGACCGCGCATTGCGCACGCGCGTCTATCGCGCCTACGGCACGCGCGCCTCCGAGCATTCGCAGGGCGGCCGCCACGACAACAGCGCGCGCATCGAACGCATCATGGCGCTGCGCCACGAAGCCGCGCGGCTGCTTGGTTTCGCCAACGCGGCCGAGGAATCGCTGGCGACCAAGATGGCGCCGTCGGCAGACAGGGTCATCGCCTTCCTGCGCGACCTCGTCGCGCGCGCGCGGCCGATGGCCGAACGTGACCTCGCCGAACTGCGTGCGTTCGCGCTCGACACGCTCGGCCTGGCCGACCTGCAACCCTGGGACGTGGCCTGGGCCTCGGAGAAGCTGCGCGTCGCGCGCTATGCCCTGAGCGAAGAGGAACTGAAGCCGTACTTCCCGTTGCCCGCCGTGCTGGATGGCCTGTTCGCGATCGTCGAACGTGTGCTGGGGGTCGGTTTCCGTGCCCGCGAGGGTGTCGACACCTGGCACGAGGACGCACGTTACTACGACCTCGTCGACGCCGATGGCCGCGTTTTTGCCGGTGCCTATGTCGATCTCTACGCGCGCACCGGCAAGCGCGGCGGCGCGTGGATGGATGTTTGCCGCACGCGCCTGCGCGATGCCGACGGCGTGCATCCGCCGGTCGCCTTCCTGACTTGCAATTTCGCACCGCCGACCGCCGGCACGCCCTCGCTGCTGACCCACGATGACGTCATCACCCTGTTCCACGAGTTCGGCCACGGCCTGCACCACCTGTTGACCGAAGTCGATTTCGCCGGTGTCTCCGGCATCAGCGGGGTCGAGTGGGATGCGGTCGAGCTGCCGAGCCAGTTCATGGAGAACTTCGCCTGGGAGCGCGCCGGCCTCGATCTGGTCGCGCGCCACTGGCAGAGCGGTGAGCGCCTGCCCGACGCGCTGTTCGAGCGCATGCAGGCCGCGCGCAACTTCCAGTCCGGACTTTTCCTCGTGCGTCAGCTCGAATTCGGCCTGTTCGATTTCCGCCTGCACCACGAATACGACCCCGCCCGCGGTGCACGCACGCTCGACCTGCTCGCCGAGGTGCGTGCGGAAGTCGCCGTGATCCAGCCACCGGAATGGCATCGCTTCCCGCACAGCTTCACCCACATCTTCGCCGGTGGCTACGGTGCCGGCTACTACAGCTATCTGTGGGCCGAGGTGCTCTCGGCCGACGCGTTCGATCGTTTCGTGCGCGAGGGCGTGTTCAATCCCGAGGTCGGTGCGGCCTGGCGGCGTTCCGTCCTCGCCGTCGGCGGCTCGCGTCCGGCGCTGGAGTCGTTCGTCGAGTTCCGTGGCCGCGAGCCTTCGCCCGAGCCGCTCTTGCGCAGCTACGGCATCGCCGCCTGA
- a CDS encoding DUF6311 domain-containing protein, which translates to MGGGGKVTPHGAATGIRAAHRRRPGLAVAALLVGLVLAALTLDAGYVAGTGAYWQTQLGDPAKGEIGWFYYARDAWRFPLLAIGNTHYPEGASVVLFDSLPLFAVPAKLAWRLFWPIDSQPPIYTGLWVALCLVLQAVFASRLLRALRIEAPLPHLAGVIVFAWMPIVFLRFGQAALMAQFLILFALEGYVRAKEGLSRGQWIAQCLLPAFGLLVTPYLTAMAGAIVAATVLDGWRERRYGLRGVVLRFAAIVLSLLAVMLIGGYFTATASQFGDYGLYSMNLLSPWVPFPQTLSGRWLGTTMPVITGSNQWEGGAWLGAGMALLVLFALPALRDLGANLRRHAVLVAVLVGVLAFAISHRVGVGAREVLTIPLPDVLIAAFSQLRGSGRFAWVALYATLAACMVAVCTRWSARAATAILVAAAVLQVADTWPMQAGIRAASAAEAPSTIDRSRWTRLIGAHARIFQYPSFECGGLFGNGVPGNKFRGVEIDWIAARADVPTNSAYLARFDKDCAREREQAASDHGAPGVLYLYRSSDDVGAFLIASGIDARQCGLLDDVVVCSRDMDLAFLH; encoded by the coding sequence ATGGGTGGAGGTGGGAAGGTCACGCCGCACGGTGCCGCAACCGGCATCCGGGCGGCTCATCGTCGTCGGCCCGGGTTGGCCGTCGCCGCCCTGCTGGTCGGGCTGGTGCTTGCTGCGCTGACCCTCGATGCGGGTTACGTCGCCGGCACGGGCGCGTACTGGCAGACCCAGCTTGGCGATCCGGCCAAGGGCGAGATCGGCTGGTTCTACTACGCGCGCGATGCCTGGCGCTTCCCGCTGTTGGCGATCGGCAACACGCATTATCCGGAGGGCGCCAGTGTCGTCCTCTTCGACAGCCTGCCTTTGTTCGCCGTGCCGGCGAAACTCGCCTGGCGACTGTTCTGGCCGATTGACAGCCAGCCACCGATCTACACCGGGCTGTGGGTGGCGCTGTGTCTCGTGCTGCAGGCGGTGTTCGCCTCGCGTCTGTTGCGCGCACTGCGCATCGAGGCGCCGCTGCCGCATCTGGCCGGCGTGATCGTGTTCGCCTGGATGCCGATCGTGTTCCTGCGTTTCGGCCAGGCCGCATTGATGGCGCAGTTCCTGATCCTGTTCGCGCTCGAGGGTTATGTGCGTGCCAAGGAGGGACTTTCACGCGGACAATGGATCGCGCAATGCCTGCTGCCGGCGTTCGGCTTGCTGGTGACGCCTTACCTCACGGCGATGGCTGGCGCGATCGTGGCCGCGACGGTTCTCGATGGCTGGCGCGAACGCCGCTATGGCCTGCGCGGTGTGGTGTTGCGCTTCGCTGCGATCGTGTTGTCCTTGCTTGCGGTCATGCTGATCGGCGGCTACTTCACGGCGACGGCCAGCCAGTTCGGCGACTACGGCCTTTACTCGATGAACTTGCTGTCACCGTGGGTGCCATTTCCGCAAACGCTGAGCGGGCGCTGGCTTGGCACCACGATGCCGGTGATCACCGGCAGCAACCAATGGGAAGGTGGTGCGTGGCTTGGTGCCGGCATGGCCTTGCTCGTGTTGTTCGCCTTGCCGGCCCTGCGCGATCTCGGCGCAAACCTGCGCCGGCATGCCGTACTGGTTGCGGTGCTGGTGGGCGTCCTCGCCTTCGCGATATCGCATCGTGTCGGCGTCGGCGCGCGTGAAGTGCTGACGATTCCCCTGCCGGATGTACTGATCGCCGCGTTCTCGCAGCTGCGCGGTTCGGGTCGATTCGCCTGGGTTGCCCTGTACGCGACCCTGGCGGCCTGCATGGTCGCCGTCTGCACGCGCTGGTCGGCACGCGCGGCCACGGCGATCCTTGTCGCGGCCGCCGTCCTGCAGGTCGCCGACACCTGGCCGATGCAAGCCGGCATCCGCGCCGCGAGCGCGGCGGAAGCCCCGTCGACGATCGATCGCAGCAGGTGGACACGCCTGATAGGTGCGCATGCGCGCATCTTCCAGTACCCGTCATTCGAATGTGGCGGGCTGTTCGGCAACGGCGTTCCGGGCAACAAGTTCCGCGGTGTCGAGATCGACTGGATCGCGGCCAGGGCGGACGTGCCGACCAACAGTGCCTATCTCGCCCGTTTCGACAAGGATTGCGCGCGCGAGCGCGAACAGGCCGCGAGCGACCATGGCGCCCCCGGCGTGCTGTATCTCTATCGCAGCAGCGACGATGTCGGCGCCTTCCTGATCGCCAGTGGCATCGACGCGCGTCAATGCGGCCTGCTCGATGACGTCGTGGTCTGCTCGCGTGACATGGACCTCGCCTTCCTGCATTGA
- a CDS encoding DUF4105 domain-containing protein, whose product MSLLVVAAVLVVLMAAWAAFAIAYRAPGPMLARGVMVTLWLAFTLGVLVILLRHDARLALLAFVLAFVLVSLWWRSLEPSNARVWADDVARTLRGQVDGDRIVLDDVRNFDWRTREDYTARWETREYDLRRLASTDILLSTWGRPSIAHMLVSFGFDDGEHLAFSVEIRREKHEEFSEIAGFFKQYELSIIAADERDIVRVRSNVRGEEVTLYRLRLDAQQRRALFLAYVGEANRLAATPRFYDTITTNCTTLVYHLARPIFGHLPLDHRLLRTGYLAEYLERLGGLVPGVALADLRERGRINDRAKAADASPTFSRDIRVGVPGVGDDGARLEPGRRHPP is encoded by the coding sequence ATGAGCCTGCTCGTCGTTGCCGCCGTGCTGGTTGTCCTGATGGCGGCATGGGCTGCGTTCGCGATCGCATACCGCGCGCCGGGCCCGATGCTTGCGCGCGGCGTCATGGTCACGCTGTGGCTTGCGTTCACGCTCGGCGTACTGGTCATCCTGTTGCGCCACGATGCGCGTCTCGCCCTGCTTGCGTTCGTGCTGGCCTTTGTCCTGGTCAGCCTCTGGTGGCGAAGCCTCGAACCATCGAACGCGCGCGTCTGGGCCGATGATGTCGCGCGCACGCTGCGCGGCCAGGTCGACGGCGACCGCATCGTCCTCGATGACGTGCGCAACTTCGACTGGCGCACACGCGAGGACTATACGGCGCGTTGGGAAACGCGCGAATACGACCTGCGTCGGCTCGCCTCGACCGACATCCTGCTGTCCACCTGGGGTCGTCCCTCGATCGCACACATGCTCGTTTCGTTCGGTTTCGACGATGGCGAGCATCTCGCCTTCTCGGTCGAGATCCGTCGCGAGAAGCACGAGGAGTTCTCCGAGATCGCCGGATTCTTCAAGCAGTACGAGCTGAGCATCATCGCCGCCGACGAGCGCGACATCGTGCGCGTGCGCAGCAATGTGCGCGGCGAGGAGGTCACGCTGTATCGCCTGCGACTGGATGCCCAGCAGCGGCGCGCCCTCTTCCTTGCCTATGTCGGGGAAGCCAACCGCCTCGCTGCCACACCGCGCTTCTATGACACCATCACGACCAACTGCACGACCCTGGTCTACCACCTCGCCCGTCCGATCTTCGGACACCTGCCGCTCGACCACCGCCTGTTGCGGACCGGATACCTGGCGGAATACCTGGAGCGGCTTGGCGGCCTCGTGCCTGGCGTGGCGCTCGCCGACCTGCGCGAACGCGGTCGCATCAACGACCGGGCAAAGGCCGCCGACGCCAGCCCGACGTTCTCACGTGACATTCGTGTCGGCGTGCCAGGCGTCGGCGACGATGGCGCTCGCCTGGAGCCGGGGCGCCGGCACCCACCCTGA